From Pan troglodytes isolate AG18354 chromosome 1, NHGRI_mPanTro3-v2.0_pri, whole genome shotgun sequence:
CTGGAGATGGCTGGAAACATCAACCACTGCCTGAGGGATTTTGGAAACGTTGCTTTTGATAGAGAGAATTTTAAGGCTTTTGAGATCCCGCAGAGACTCAAGGGTGACATTTCTGGAAATATCATGACTTAGAGAGCCAACTAGGTACAGCTCTTCCAGATTTCGGAGCCCATACATCCAGGGGGGGAGTTCCCTCATGTCATCAAACTTGACGCTCAAGACCTTGAGGTTTTCCTTCAGGAAAGAGAGCGCCGCACTGTGGATTTTGACAGAACACTGGTGCAGAGAGAGCTCTTGAAGATTGTCTAGCTGTGCAATGGTGGCTGGTATCATTACGTTCTTAATGATTTCAAGTTTTAGAGATTGCAACTCTGTGATTTCAAAAACAGTGTCTGGAAGGCCAGAGAGCATGATAAGAGGCAATTCCAGTCGATTATGGGCATTTGTCTGTAGCTTCTGCCTCAGTTTATCAGGAGTCCATTCGTTATTTAAGTTCAGCTGCTTTAATTTGTTTTCACTGACTTCAGACAGGAACACTGCAAATCTCTTGGAATAGAGAGGGTCATACTGATCTATCATATGAAGCATAAAAGCAAAGTCATTTTTCACATCTGGAATATCATCAATTCCAGTCTCCTGACGGACATACTCAAAGGAATATTCCCGTAGAGAACGGTAGAACAGCCAGTATAAGGTATAAAGGCACGTCAATCCATAGATACTAACAAAGCACAGATAGCAAAAGGACAGTTTTGAGAACAAGTGTGCCATGGTATGATTGCAAGAAAAGTTTTTATATCCAGTCATGTCCTGAATGTCCACATTACAGTCCACTGTAAACTGGACCTTGGAAACCAGAGCACTATTATATGCAATGATGATTAGGAATTTGATAACTTTAAGTACAGTCTGGCGAACATACATGGCATATAGAATATCACCTTCTTCCACATGCAGCCTGAACTTCTTCACCTTCTCAAATAAGGCCTTAGCCTGCTCACCTTCCTTTTTATCCAGAGCCCCTGCAGTGGATTTATCAACTACAAACTTCTCAGGAATGGACTTTAAAGACTGAGAGTTGACCAGGCTGCCTTCTGGACCAGATTGGATGGTGTTGGACCTGTTCATGTTGTTCTTCCTGTTGTCcttttcttctgagtcctccccagACACTTCAGATAAAGCCCGTGTGGTCCAAGGAGAGTCAAAACACTTCCCCAGAATGGAGATGAAATGTTCTATTTTGGAGCTGGAGCCAGGGAATTTGAACCAAAAGTTACTGCAGAGCATAAAGACCAGGGTATGGATGAGGACAAGGTAAGGGAAATACTTGGCATACCAGTGGAGGGCTCGCTCATAACACATCTGATTTATAAAGCTGTACTGCTGAAGGTCCAAATCTGTCTTCAGGCCTTTCATTTCCACAGTGATGGGGTTAGCAGGAGATGGTTTAGGTGGAGGCAGTGGAGTGGTACTGGCAACTGCTTGAGAGACATTCGAAAGGGAAGAGTGGTTCTGAGCAGGCTGCACTCTTTTCGGAAGGCAGATTATCTTGTCTTGCATGACCTGAAACAcggaaataatattttcaaattatattactcAAAGAGCTTTCATAATGTCATTACTGCAAAGAAAGCAGCAGTAACATCCAATAAATGtccatttcctctgcctggagaaTACAACGTTCAATTCCAGCATCAAGATTTTATTCTTAGCTCATATattggaaaaatgaaatatctgacTTTGTTCATCATGTCTAAGTTATGACATAAAACAGTGGTTTTTCAGGTCATAGAACAactcacaagaaaataaatatttagggaacattcatgtatttttaaaaaattagcagccaggcgcagtggctcacaactgtaatccaagcactttgggaggccaagccgggtggatcacctgaggtcaggagtttgaaaccagcctggccaacatggagaaaccctgtctctactaaaaatacgaaaattagctggacatggtggtaggcacctgtaattccaggtacttgggaggctgaggcaggagaattgcttgaacccaggaggtggaggttgcagtgagccgagatcgtgccattgcactccaacatgggcgacaagaacaaaattttgtctcaaaaaaaaaaattatcaattctCTCACTGGATTCTGGGAGAATCAGTCATCAGTCTGGGAAGTATATCATCTTCTCAGACTCAATCTTGAGTTAGATGTCCTCAAAGATTGTATCAGTCTGTGTATGAGAAGCAGAAACATAAGAAGGAGGAACTATGAAAGGAATTCCTGTCttgttttccccttctttttctaCACATATTCTAGACTGTATGTATAGATCAATATGAATGAATTTAATGGAAATTTTGCTAAGCTTTTATAAAAACTCTTCCTTCAGAGAgagataaaaaaaatacagaagtgtTCAACAGTAAAATAATGGTTTAGATTTGCTAGCGTTACACACAAAATATTACATTGAGAACCACCATCCTTCTACCAACGTTTCAGTTTGTTGAAAAGAATATTAAGCTGTAAGAATGTCCAGCAGACTCAAAAAATTGCAATTTgggaaagagagaatgaatgcaCCCTTTTTGAAGATAAGGTAGGATGTGACAGAATACACATTGAATCAACCTAGACGAATCGTCTTCAGGAGGAGGCCTATGTTAGTAGAACTCTATGAACAAAAAGTTGACATTTCAAAGGAAGAATAACCAAAGAGTATTCAGCAATGACATGTGGAATTAATAACGCAGGGAAAGTCTATTTGTACCTTAAAATGTCAAATGGCCGAAAATCCACAATGTTTAGTGATTCTGCACCAGCAGTGGTTAGTGATTTTGCAACATCAAAGTCCTTTACCTTGATTATAGGCATAGAAACTGAACCCGTTGTAAAGTGGTCTGCCATAGCATAGTAAGGTGACCACGAGCTGGTGACAAGGGAACTAGCAGCCTACCATATAGAAGCATGAGGCTGATGACAGAGTGAAGCACCCAACACTTAGTAAAGTGTCTGGTACATGGAAGACCACCAGTGTGTATTTTCTGAGAAAGGGAGTGAATCCAAAATTGCCAATAGTCCTTCTAGTTCAGGGTTGTATCAGTCTGGGTGTGCAGGACACCTCTTCTAGGGATGAAGATGAAGATGGTGATTATAGTGATGACAGCAGCAAACTTCTGTTGTGCTTAATATGCAGCTGACCGTCTTTTCATAAAGTCATGGGCATTAATTCTATTAATTGCCATCTTAATCGGATGACATCAAGTActcttattatttccattttatagatgaggagactgaggcatggactcaggttaagtaacttgcctaatgTCATCTAGCTCAGAATCACTTAGACCCAGAGCccatatttgtattttcctgaatGTCTAGGATTAAGCCAGAGGGATCCCAATTTGACTTTATCTTAACAAATTATTTTGCACAAACAAgtcacattttacagaaaaggctTACTGCTTGCCATGTCCTATGCAGATAACAAGAAATGAGGCTGCGGgaagagaggaggtttcaccacaAGATTTATAAAGTTCTGTCTTGGGAAGATAAAGCAGGGGGGCAACTATTTACTATTTAAATCAAAAGAATGCAGGTAAGAACAACAAATGTGATTGCATTTAGAGGATTTGGTGGCTACTGAGATGTGAGAATTCAGCAGTGGTCTTCAAACATTTCTATTACTTAGAGGAAAATGTTGAGTATGCCTACCCACTATATTTATGTCTTCCTATAGGTACTGCATATCCACATCAATCAATATGTCAAATAATCAAAAAGCTAACTTatttcatgtttaaaataaatataaagaaaattttcacttttatttcacATCTCAATGGAGCATTCATCATATTTCTCGGGATTCAAGCACCATACTTTGGAAACCCctggaataaaaaacaaacaaacaaaaccaccagGAGAAAGCCTAGACAAATACTAGACTATCTTGAAGAAACATAAAAGAGAAGGGCTTGGGATCATGTTCCAGATGCTTTCCTgttcatgatctcatttaatgctcCAACAACTTGGGAAGTAGGCAGAGGGAGGGGGCCAGAGATCAGCAGGGAAAAGCAATGTGCTTCCTTGAGCACATTCTTCAAGACTGACACCCTTGAACTATTGTTAATATGATATTGTTAATGATATGATGAAAATACAGCCGGGTgccgtgactcacgcctgtaatcccagcattttgggaggccgaggcgggcggatcacgaggtcaggagatcgagaccatcttggctaacacggtgaaaccccgtctctactaaaaacacaaaaaattagccgggcgcggtggcgggcgcctgtagtcccaactactggggaggctgaggcaggaaaatggcgtgaacccgggaggcggagcttgcagtgagccgagatcgcgccactgcactacagcctgggcgacagagcgagactctgtctcaaacaaaaaacaacaacaacaaaaaaaaaacacacacaaaaaaacaaaaaaaacacagaggAATCAGGTAAAAGCAAGATTAAATAGAAGGTAAAAAGGGAGGCATCTTCTTAAGGTGCTAAGTCCCTGCAAAGCAACCAAGTGGGCCCCATTTCTGTACCCCTGCCTGAACCCTCCCCCGGGCTTGCTCCTAATGAAAGAAGATGGTGGACTTAAGGAACTTGGCTGCTGTACAGGATTTTAGGTTATGCACTGTACCAGGGTGCCCAGGTGAAGGGCAAGTGTAGGCTGAAATCTAGCTTGTGTACCTCTCACTCAGCTGTGTGCACTTGGGGTTATG
This genomic window contains:
- the LRRC8C gene encoding volume-regulated anion channel subunit LRRC8C, which encodes MIPVTEFRQFSEQQPAFRVLKPWWDVFTDYLSVAMLMIGVFGCTLQVMQDKIICLPKRVQPAQNHSSLSNVSQAVASTTPLPPPKPSPANPITVEMKGLKTDLDLQQYSFINQMCYERALHWYAKYFPYLVLIHTLVFMLCSNFWFKFPGSSSKIEHFISILGKCFDSPWTTRALSEVSGEDSEEKDNRKNNMNRSNTIQSGPEGSLVNSQSLKSIPEKFVVDKSTAGALDKKEGEQAKALFEKVKKFRLHVEEGDILYAMYVRQTVLKVIKFLIIIAYNSALVSKVQFTVDCNVDIQDMTGYKNFSCNHTMAHLFSKLSFCYLCFVSIYGLTCLYTLYWLFYRSLREYSFEYVRQETGIDDIPDVKNDFAFMLHMIDQYDPLYSKRFAVFLSEVSENKLKQLNLNNEWTPDKLRQKLQTNAHNRLELPLIMLSGLPDTVFEITELQSLKLEIIKNVMIPATIAQLDNLQELSLHQCSVKIHSAALSFLKENLKVLSVKFDDMRELPPWMYGLRNLEELYLVGSLSHDISRNVTLESLRDLKSLKILSIKSNVSKIPQAVVDVSSHLQKMCIHNDGTKLVMLNNLKKMTNLTELELVHCDLERIPHAVFSLLSLQELDLKENNLKSIEEIVSFQHLRKLTVLKLWHNSITYIPEHIKKLTSLERLSFSHNKIEVLPSHLFLCNKIRYLDLSYNDIRFIPPEIGVLQSLQYFSITCNKVESLPDELYFCKKLKTLKIGKNSLSVLSPKIGNLLFLSYLDVKGNHFEILPPELGDCRALKRAGLVVEDALFETLPSDVREQMKTE